The DNA sequence CCCCACACAACCTAGACAAACATTTCCTCCATTAATAATTCAGGAACGAGCTGAAAGCTTGCGTAGGCAAGGACAGCAAAATCCAATAGTGCTTATTCCTCAACTTGATGGGCGTTACAAATTATTTGATGGAGAACTCAGGTGGAGAGCAGCTCCATTAGCTGAAATGACAAAACTAAAAGCCGTCTTTTTATCCAAAGAAGAAATTCCAGACGAAGTAGCAGTCTTTGAAGGGCAACTAGTAACTAGTATTCACTCGCAAAAACTTCATGATCTTGATTTAGCCACTGCCTTAATTAGATTAATTATATTTAAATACCCTAATTTCATCGGTCAGGAAGATGAAATCCCAAAATTCCTCAATGCTTTTATTAATCGTCTAGTCCGCAGTCAGAAGATACAAGATTTAGCACTGATCAAAGATGCTGATTTAATAACTCAGCAAGAGTGGCTAGAAACATCTGATTTTAAGGAACAGGAAGAATATGAAATAGTTTCTGTCTTACTAGGGCTACAACTTAATCCAGTATCTGTTAATAATAATATTTTTCCTCTACTCAAGGTGGCAGAAGACCTCAAGGTTATTATTCGCTCTGAAGGATTAGAAAGTAGCAAAATAAGGGAACTTAACAAACTATCTGCTGAACAGCTAAAAGTTGATGAATCTCAGGCTAGAGGCATTCGTGTTCAAATTACTCAGCAAGTCGTTCAAAACAAACTCTCCTTGAGCCAAACTAAAACATTAGTTAAGCAAACACTAGAGAAGTACAATGCTTCTAATAATAAAACCAAACATGAAAAACAAATAGATAAAACTATTAAAGATATACAATCAATAAACTTAAAATCATTAGAACCAACTAGACTTTCTAAATTACATGAAGTTCTTAAACAAACACTACACGAAATTGAAACTCTTATGTAATTATGTCTAGAGAAATAGTATAATTGTACTATCAACGATTGAAATCGCCCAAAGCAAATTACTTCAATGCTTCTGGTTAATTACGCACCAGAAGCATTTTGCTTACAGTCAGCGATCGCCTTATGAAGACTTCTGAAAATCAACATCACTTCGATAAACCTTAGCCCTGGGCTTACCTTTTTTAGCTGGTGCAGCTACAGAAGACTTCTTAGGTGGTACTGGAGGACGGCAGGTTTCGCAGTACAGAGGTCGTGGGCCATAAGTCTCACGAGAGGTTGTTTGTTCGCACTGCTTACAGACAAAGTTGAATGTGCGCGTGTGGATCTGACGTTTGTGCGCTCTGACGGTGTATTCTTGAACTTCTATGTACTTGCTGGGCATCGAATACCTGGAATTTTATCTATATAAATAATTAGTATAGATTTAGCTTTTCTACTAAGTCCAATGCTGTGTTTAATCCGGCAGAAAA is a window from the Aulosira sp. FACHB-615 genome containing:
- a CDS encoding ParB/RepB/Spo0J family partition protein; this translates as MPSKKPVEISQLFGQAGQSQQIHQLKSQIEKLEAEITQLRANVFSPEEKAVLEQQIEQLTNQLATQGGVHEIAISLIDPDPTQPRQTFPPLIIQERAESLRRQGQQNPIVLIPQLDGRYKLFDGELRWRAAPLAEMTKLKAVFLSKEEIPDEVAVFEGQLVTSIHSQKLHDLDLATALIRLIIFKYPNFIGQEDEIPKFLNAFINRLVRSQKIQDLALIKDADLITQQEWLETSDFKEQEEYEIVSVLLGLQLNPVSVNNNIFPLLKVAEDLKVIIRSEGLESSKIRELNKLSAEQLKVDESQARGIRVQITQQVVQNKLSLSQTKTLVKQTLEKYNASNNKTKHEKQIDKTIKDIQSINLKSLEPTRLSKLHEVLKQTLHEIETLM